A genomic window from Methylorubrum extorquens includes:
- a CDS encoding succinate dehydrogenase assembly factor 2 yields MSGTTRTSADLDPRRRRTLFRAWHRGIREMDLIMGRFADAEIGKLSEEELTQFEALIEVPDRDLFRWLTGEDATPENYDTAVYRRLKAFHRHDAPIHN; encoded by the coding sequence ATGTCCGGCACCACCCGCACCAGCGCCGACCTCGACCCGCGCCGCCGCCGCACGCTGTTTCGCGCGTGGCACCGCGGCATTCGCGAGATGGACCTGATCATGGGCCGCTTCGCCGATGCCGAGATCGGTAAATTGTCCGAGGAGGAGTTGACGCAGTTCGAGGCGCTGATCGAGGTGCCCGACCGCGATCTGTTCCGCTGGCTCACCGGCGAGGACGCGACGCCGGAGAACTACGACACCGCCGTGTATCGCCGGCTCAAGGCGTTTCATCGGCACGACGCGCCGATCCACAACTGA
- a CDS encoding MBL fold metallo-hydrolase → MAQQIPISREARADDPRADAERDDGTHEIAPDLAYRRLVLANVVFVGFSGAGDRNWVLVDAGIPGSKAAIRSAAAARFGEGARPAAIVLTHGHFDHVGVLEDLAEEWDAPVYAHGLERPFLDGSAAYPTPDPSVGGGLMVRIAPLYPTKPVDVSSRLQVLPANGSVPPMPGWRWLHTPGHAPGHVSFWREADGSLIAGDAFVTTAQESAYAVITQAPEVHGPPMYLTLDWPAAGASVRSLAALKPERVVTGHGRALHGPELRRGLDALAQDFERVAVPDQGRYVETPARAEDGSAYRSP, encoded by the coding sequence ATGGCGCAGCAGATCCCGATCAGCCGCGAGGCCCGTGCCGACGATCCGCGGGCCGATGCCGAGCGCGACGACGGCACCCACGAGATCGCGCCCGATCTCGCCTATCGCCGCCTCGTGCTGGCCAACGTCGTGTTCGTCGGTTTCTCCGGCGCGGGTGACCGCAACTGGGTCCTCGTCGATGCCGGCATTCCGGGATCGAAGGCCGCGATCCGCAGCGCCGCCGCCGCCCGCTTCGGCGAGGGTGCGCGCCCGGCGGCCATCGTGCTGACCCACGGCCATTTCGACCATGTCGGCGTGCTGGAGGATCTGGCGGAGGAGTGGGACGCACCGGTCTACGCCCATGGGCTCGAACGCCCCTTTCTCGACGGCAGCGCCGCCTACCCGACGCCGGATCCGAGCGTCGGTGGAGGCCTGATGGTGCGCATCGCGCCGCTCTACCCCACCAAGCCCGTGGATGTGTCGTCGCGCCTGCAAGTTCTGCCCGCCAACGGCAGCGTGCCGCCGATGCCGGGCTGGCGCTGGCTCCATACGCCGGGCCACGCGCCGGGTCACGTCTCGTTCTGGCGCGAGGCCGACGGCAGCCTGATCGCGGGCGATGCCTTCGTCACCACCGCCCAGGAATCGGCCTATGCCGTGATCACACAGGCGCCGGAGGTGCACGGCCCGCCGATGTATCTGACCCTCGATTGGCCGGCCGCGGGCGCCTCCGTGCGCAGCCTTGCCGCCCTTAAGCCCGAACGTGTGGTAACCGGCCACGGACGCGCCCTCCACGGGCCGGAGCTGCGCCGCGGCCTCGATGCGCTGGCGCAAGATTTCGAACGCGTCGCCGTGCCGGATCAGGGCCGCTACGTCGAGACCCCGGCGCGGGCCGAGGATGGCTCCGCCTACCGCTCGCCGTGA
- the glmU gene encoding bifunctional UDP-N-acetylglucosamine diphosphorylase/glucosamine-1-phosphate N-acetyltransferase GlmU codes for MTAGANHGAESGFTAIVLAAGKGTRMRSDRPKVLHALANRSMLGHVLAAVQEAGASRLAVVVEPGREDVVREIERLAPGAGIHPQAERLGTAHAVLAARAALEGGQDVIVAFGDTPLVTAETYARLRAPLREGAAVAVLAFEAADPTGYGRVLTEGGRVLAIREEKDATQDERRVNLSNAGLMALSGPHALGLLERIGNDNANREYYLTDAVALAAAHGHSVAVVPVAEAEAQGVNDRVQLSQAEATIQARLRRAAQLGGATLIAPETVFLSVDTILGRDVVVEPHCVFGPGVVVGDGCTIRAFSHLHDARLMEGADIGPHVRLRGGAVLEAGVHLGNFVEIKNATLHAGAKASHLTYLGDAEVGAGANIGAGTITCNYDGVSKHRTLIGEGAFIGSNSALVAPVSVGAGALVGAGSVVTRDVPADALAVARGRQITREGAAKTLRQTLKAAKAAREAKKD; via the coding sequence ATGACGGCAGGCGCGAACCACGGGGCGGAGAGCGGCTTCACCGCGATCGTGCTGGCAGCCGGCAAGGGCACGCGGATGCGCTCCGACCGGCCCAAGGTCCTGCACGCCTTGGCCAACCGCTCGATGCTCGGCCACGTGCTCGCCGCGGTGCAAGAGGCAGGAGCCTCCCGCCTCGCCGTGGTGGTCGAGCCGGGCCGCGAGGACGTCGTCCGCGAGATCGAGCGGCTGGCGCCCGGTGCCGGCATCCATCCGCAGGCCGAGCGGCTCGGCACCGCGCACGCGGTGCTCGCCGCCCGCGCCGCCCTGGAGGGCGGGCAGGACGTGATCGTGGCCTTCGGCGACACGCCCCTCGTCACGGCCGAAACCTATGCCCGCCTGCGCGCGCCCTTGCGCGAGGGCGCGGCGGTGGCGGTGCTCGCCTTCGAGGCCGCCGACCCCACCGGCTACGGGCGCGTACTGACGGAAGGAGGCCGCGTCCTGGCGATCCGTGAGGAGAAGGATGCCACGCAGGACGAGCGGCGGGTCAACCTGTCGAATGCCGGGCTGATGGCGCTGTCCGGTCCCCACGCCCTCGGCCTCTTGGAGCGGATCGGCAACGACAACGCCAACCGCGAATACTACCTCACCGACGCGGTGGCGCTCGCCGCTGCCCACGGTCACTCCGTCGCCGTGGTCCCCGTGGCCGAGGCGGAGGCGCAGGGCGTCAACGACCGGGTGCAGCTCAGCCAAGCGGAGGCGACGATCCAGGCACGCCTGCGCCGGGCGGCCCAACTCGGTGGGGCGACGCTGATCGCGCCCGAGACGGTGTTTCTCAGCGTCGATACGATCCTCGGCCGCGACGTCGTCGTCGAGCCGCATTGCGTGTTCGGCCCCGGCGTCGTCGTCGGCGACGGCTGCACCATCCGCGCCTTCTCGCACCTTCACGACGCCCGGCTGATGGAGGGCGCCGATATCGGCCCGCATGTGCGCCTGCGCGGTGGTGCGGTGCTGGAAGCGGGCGTCCATCTCGGCAACTTCGTCGAGATCAAGAACGCGACCCTCCACGCGGGCGCCAAGGCCTCGCACCTGACCTATCTCGGGGACGCCGAGGTCGGAGCGGGCGCCAATATCGGCGCGGGCACCATTACCTGCAATTACGACGGTGTGTCGAAGCACCGCACGCTCATCGGCGAGGGCGCCTTCATCGGCTCGAACTCGGCGCTGGTGGCGCCGGTCAGCGTCGGCGCGGGCGCGCTGGTCGGGGCCGGCTCGGTCGTCACCCGCGACGTGCCGGCGGACGCACTCGCCGTCGCGCGGGGGCGGCAGATCACCCGCGAGGGGGCAGCCAAGACCCTGCGCCAGACTCTGAAGGCTGCCAAGGCTGCCCGCGAGGCGAAGAAGGACTGA
- the glmS gene encoding glutamine--fructose-6-phosphate transaminase (isomerizing): MCGIVGIVGRESVADALVEALRRLEYRGYDSAGVATLEHGRLDRRRASGKLSNLQLKLVQAPLPGAIGIGHTRWATHGRPNETNAHPHATERLAVVHNGIIENFRELKAELVAAGARFESETDTEVVAQLVSHLMGQGLGPVAAVEAALPRLHGAFALAFLFSGEDGFLIGARHGAPLAIGFGQGETYLGSDALALAPFTDQITYLEEGDWAILTRDGAEIRDLAGATVNRPRQRIATQAYLVDKGNHRHFMAKEIHEQPEVVGRTLAHYIDMARGQVVLQEELPFDFARLSRLSITACGTAYYAGLVAKYWFETLARLPVEIDVASETRYREPPLERDGLTLVISQSGETADTLASLRYAKAQGQHTLAVVNVPTSTIARESSAVMPTFAGPEIGVASTKAFSCQLTVLLCLALAAGRARGTLSAERERAVVDALITAPGLMAEAVTMEAEVEVLAREIAKARDVLYLGRGTSYPMALEGALKLKEISYIHAEGYAAGELKHGPIALIDESVPVIVIAPHDAIFEKTVSNMQEVAARGGKIILVGDAKGAAAAGLDTLATLTMPDVDPVIAPIVYAVPIQLIAYHTAVFMGKDVDQPRNLAKSVTVE, translated from the coding sequence ATGTGCGGAATCGTCGGCATCGTCGGGCGTGAATCGGTCGCGGACGCGTTGGTCGAGGCGCTGCGGCGGCTCGAATATCGCGGCTACGATTCGGCCGGCGTCGCCACCCTGGAACACGGCCGGCTCGACCGCCGCCGGGCTTCTGGAAAGCTCTCGAACCTGCAGCTCAAGCTGGTCCAGGCGCCGCTTCCGGGCGCGATCGGCATCGGCCACACCCGCTGGGCCACGCACGGACGCCCCAACGAGACTAACGCCCACCCGCACGCCACCGAGCGGCTGGCGGTGGTCCATAACGGCATCATCGAGAATTTCCGTGAGTTGAAGGCCGAGCTCGTGGCCGCGGGCGCGCGCTTCGAGAGCGAGACCGACACCGAGGTCGTGGCGCAGCTTGTCAGCCATCTGATGGGGCAGGGGCTCGGGCCCGTGGCGGCCGTCGAGGCGGCGCTGCCGCGTCTGCACGGCGCCTTCGCCCTGGCCTTCCTGTTTTCGGGCGAGGACGGCTTCCTGATCGGCGCCCGCCACGGTGCGCCGCTCGCCATCGGCTTCGGGCAGGGCGAGACCTATCTCGGCTCGGATGCGCTCGCGCTCGCGCCCTTCACCGACCAGATCACCTATCTCGAAGAGGGCGACTGGGCGATCCTGACCCGCGACGGCGCCGAGATCCGGGATCTTGCCGGCGCGACGGTGAACCGGCCGCGCCAAAGAATCGCGACCCAGGCCTATCTCGTCGACAAGGGCAACCACCGCCACTTCATGGCCAAGGAGATCCACGAGCAGCCCGAGGTCGTCGGGCGCACGCTGGCCCACTACATCGACATGGCGCGCGGTCAGGTCGTCCTGCAGGAAGAGCTGCCCTTCGACTTCGCCCGGCTTTCGCGCCTCTCGATCACCGCCTGCGGCACCGCCTACTATGCAGGTTTGGTCGCCAAGTACTGGTTCGAGACCCTGGCGCGTCTGCCGGTCGAGATCGACGTCGCCTCCGAGACCCGCTACCGCGAGCCGCCGCTGGAGCGGGACGGGCTGACGCTCGTCATCTCGCAATCGGGCGAGACCGCCGACACGCTTGCCTCGCTGCGCTACGCCAAGGCGCAGGGGCAGCACACGCTGGCGGTGGTCAACGTGCCGACCTCGACCATCGCCCGGGAATCCTCGGCGGTGATGCCGACCTTCGCCGGGCCCGAGATCGGAGTCGCCTCGACCAAGGCCTTCTCCTGCCAGCTCACGGTTCTGCTCTGCCTCGCGCTGGCGGCCGGGCGCGCCCGCGGTACCCTGAGCGCGGAGCGCGAGCGCGCCGTCGTCGATGCGCTCATCACCGCCCCCGGCCTGATGGCCGAGGCGGTCACGATGGAGGCCGAGGTCGAGGTTCTCGCCCGCGAGATCGCCAAGGCGCGCGACGTGCTCTATCTCGGCCGCGGCACGAGCTACCCGATGGCGCTCGAAGGGGCCCTGAAGCTGAAGGAAATCAGCTACATCCACGCGGAAGGGTATGCGGCCGGCGAACTCAAGCACGGGCCGATCGCGTTGATCGACGAGAGCGTGCCGGTGATCGTGATCGCCCCCCACGACGCGATCTTCGAGAAGACCGTCTCGAACATGCAGGAGGTCGCCGCCCGCGGGGGCAAGATCATCCTCGTCGGCGATGCCAAGGGCGCGGCCGCCGCCGGGCTCGACACGCTGGCGACGCTGACCATGCCGGACGTGGACCCGGTGATCGCGCCGATCGTCTACGCGGTGCCGATCCAGCTCATCGCCTATCATACCGCCGTCTTCATGGGGAAAGACGTCGACCAACCGCGCAACCTGGCGAAGTCCGTCACCGTGGAGTGA
- a CDS encoding GlcG/HbpS family heme-binding protein: protein MHVTIEQAEKAIQAARAKAVELGTQMCIAIVDSGGNLKAFHRMDGAWVGSIDIAQKKAKTSVFFGMKTGQIGALSQPGGSLYGIEHSNQGLITFPGGIPIVDADGEMSGAIGVSGSSVENDDAVALAGASAIGDTELPDHPWRT, encoded by the coding sequence ATGCACGTCACCATCGAACAGGCGGAAAAGGCGATTCAAGCGGCCCGCGCCAAGGCGGTCGAGCTCGGTACCCAGATGTGCATCGCGATCGTCGATTCCGGCGGCAACCTCAAAGCCTTCCACCGCATGGACGGCGCCTGGGTCGGCTCCATCGACATCGCGCAGAAGAAGGCCAAGACCTCCGTCTTCTTCGGCATGAAGACCGGCCAGATCGGCGCCCTGTCGCAGCCCGGCGGCTCGCTCTACGGCATCGAACACTCGAACCAGGGCCTCATCACCTTCCCCGGCGGTATCCCGATCGTCGATGCGGACGGCGAGATGTCGGGCGCGATCGGCGTCAGCGGCTCGTCGGTGGAGAACGATGACGCGGTGGCGCTCGCCGGCGCCAGCGCGATCGGCGATACCGAGTTGCCCGACCACCCCTGGCGCACCTGA
- a CDS encoding S1 family peptidase encodes MAQGQRARGGLAVCGFFALVAWAGTARGDDAPHPPPDAPARTQTRDVTEMAALYPQDGRRDLTSSDRARYPGAGVLWCRRSDGVPQKAAAAWLIGTPSLVMLNAHNFRNRQLETTRQVGDCYFQIGGRNYDFVADSLHLGVAADATRLHITDDWALLRLVRPAEALRQPLPDAPPDLSTGDLSLAVTLVAPGGHQNYRGDSSLETCTVRRIDPPTEGGIRRARHDCNDGYGGSGSGLFDEAGRLVAMQSASLSMNSRHAFDIEFHYGSALLIEGALLDALRRAQREDTPPQAP; translated from the coding sequence ATGGCGCAGGGGCAGCGCGCGCGGGGCGGTCTAGCGGTGTGTGGGTTCTTCGCCCTCGTGGCGTGGGCTGGCACCGCACGCGGAGACGATGCGCCGCACCCGCCGCCCGATGCACCGGCCCGAACACAGACGCGAGACGTCACCGAAATGGCCGCGCTCTATCCACAGGACGGGCGCCGCGACCTGACCAGCAGTGATCGGGCCCGCTATCCGGGGGCGGGTGTCCTCTGGTGCCGCCGTTCGGACGGCGTGCCGCAGAAGGCGGCCGCCGCGTGGCTGATCGGCACGCCCTCGCTCGTGATGCTGAACGCGCACAACTTCCGCAACCGGCAGCTCGAAACGACGCGACAGGTCGGCGACTGCTACTTCCAGATTGGCGGGCGCAACTATGATTTCGTTGCCGACAGCCTGCATCTCGGCGTCGCTGCGGACGCGACGCGCCTCCACATCACCGACGACTGGGCGCTCCTGCGCCTCGTGCGGCCGGCCGAGGCACTGCGCCAGCCGCTGCCCGATGCGCCCCCCGACCTTTCCACCGGGGACCTGTCGCTCGCCGTGACCCTAGTCGCCCCCGGCGGCCACCAGAACTACCGGGGTGACAGCAGCCTGGAGACCTGTACGGTGCGCCGGATCGATCCGCCGACGGAAGGCGGCATCCGGCGGGCCCGCCACGACTGCAACGACGGCTATGGCGGCTCGGGCTCGGGGCTGTTCGACGAGGCGGGGCGGCTTGTCGCCATGCAGAGCGCCTCGCTCTCCATGAACTCCCGGCACGCCTTCGACATCGAGTTCCATTACGGCTCCGCCCTGCTCATCGAGGGCGCGTTGCTCGACGCCCTGCGCCGGGCGCAGCGGGAGGACACGCCGCCGCAGGCACCGTAA
- the recG gene encoding ATP-dependent DNA helicase RecG, translated as MPSDTTPALERDAAPPRPGGEDAPGLRPSLLDPLFAPARGLPGVGPKIAPLIEKLLGSEERPARVADLLFHLPQSGVARPLCGSIRDAPTGEPVTLGVTVVAHRPPMLGKRAFRVLVEDGTGDISLVFFGMPRGRIEKMLPLGAHRYVSGRIDLWDGTRQMVHPSRILDQEGLASLPAVEPIYGATEGLTSRVISKIVHGALDRLPVLPEWQDASYLARNRFPPFAEALRIEHRPEEAPPPPVEGQAPPASPARKRLAYDELLASQLALALVRARQRRKPGRVNAGDGHLKARVEAALPFALTGAQARAVEEIRADMAAERRMLRLLQGDVGSGKTAVALLAMASAAEAGRQAALMAPTEILARQHYERLVPLAGAMRLRLLTGRDKAAERRATLADLAAGEIDIVVGTHALFQDAVAFRDLGLAVVDEQHRFGVHQRLALGAKGEAVDILVMTATPIPRTLALTFFGDMDVSVLDEKPAGRQPIKTITVPVERIDEVVGGLHRALQGGDRVYWICPLVAESEYVDLAAAAERFEDLQKHFGDAVGLIHGKMPGPEKDAAMEAFAAGRTRVLVSTTVVEVGVDVPEATIMVIEHAERFGLAQLHQLRGRVGRGSKASSCLLLYRGPLGQVAKARLEMMRSSEDGFRIAEEDLRLRGEGEVLGTRQSGAAAFRLARLETDGDLLEAARDDARLIVERDPRLQSERGRALRVLLYLFEREAAIRLIGAG; from the coding sequence ATGCCCTCGGACACCACCCCGGCCCTCGAACGCGACGCAGCCCCTCCCCGCCCCGGCGGAGAAGACGCTCCCGGCCTTCGCCCCAGCCTCCTCGACCCGCTCTTCGCGCCCGCCCGCGGCCTGCCCGGTGTCGGGCCGAAGATCGCGCCGCTCATCGAAAAGCTGCTCGGCTCCGAGGAACGGCCGGCTCGCGTCGCCGACCTGCTGTTCCACCTGCCGCAAAGCGGCGTCGCCCGGCCGCTCTGCGGCTCGATCCGCGATGCGCCGACGGGCGAGCCCGTCACGCTGGGCGTCACCGTGGTAGCGCACCGGCCGCCGATGCTCGGCAAGCGGGCCTTCCGCGTGTTGGTCGAAGACGGGACCGGCGACATCAGCCTCGTCTTCTTCGGCATGCCGCGGGGGCGCATCGAGAAGATGCTGCCGCTCGGGGCACACCGCTACGTCTCAGGGAGGATCGACCTGTGGGACGGCACCCGGCAGATGGTGCATCCCTCCCGCATCCTCGACCAGGAGGGGCTCGCCAGCCTGCCCGCCGTCGAGCCGATCTACGGCGCGACCGAGGGGCTGACCTCGCGGGTCATCAGCAAAATCGTGCACGGCGCGCTCGACCGGTTGCCCGTGCTGCCCGAATGGCAGGACGCGTCCTACCTCGCCCGCAACCGCTTTCCCCCCTTCGCCGAGGCCCTGCGCATCGAGCACCGTCCGGAGGAGGCGCCCCCGCCCCCGGTCGAGGGGCAGGCCCCGCCCGCGAGCCCCGCGCGCAAGCGTCTCGCCTACGACGAATTGCTCGCCTCGCAGCTCGCGCTCGCCCTGGTGCGGGCCCGGCAGCGGCGCAAGCCCGGCCGGGTCAATGCCGGCGACGGGCATCTGAAAGCGCGCGTCGAGGCGGCGTTGCCCTTCGCGCTGACCGGCGCGCAGGCGCGGGCGGTCGAAGAAATCCGCGCCGACATGGCCGCTGAGCGGCGGATGCTGCGCCTGCTCCAGGGCGATGTCGGCTCCGGCAAGACCGCCGTGGCATTGCTCGCCATGGCCTCGGCGGCGGAGGCCGGGCGGCAGGCCGCCCTGATGGCCCCGACCGAGATTCTGGCGCGCCAACACTACGAGCGCTTGGTGCCGCTGGCCGGTGCCATGCGCCTGCGGCTGCTGACCGGCCGCGACAAGGCCGCCGAGCGCCGGGCGACGCTGGCGGATCTGGCGGCTGGCGAGATCGACATCGTGGTCGGCACCCACGCCCTGTTCCAGGATGCGGTGGCGTTCCGCGATCTCGGCCTCGCGGTGGTGGACGAGCAGCACCGCTTCGGCGTGCACCAGCGCCTCGCGCTCGGCGCCAAGGGCGAGGCGGTGGACATCCTCGTGATGACCGCCACCCCGATCCCACGCACCCTGGCGCTGACCTTCTTCGGCGACATGGACGTCTCGGTGCTCGACGAGAAGCCGGCCGGGCGCCAGCCGATCAAGACCATCACCGTGCCGGTGGAGCGCATCGACGAGGTGGTGGGCGGGCTGCACCGGGCGCTTCAGGGGGGCGACCGGGTCTACTGGATCTGCCCGCTGGTGGCGGAATCTGAATATGTCGATCTCGCCGCCGCCGCGGAGCGATTCGAGGATCTGCAGAAACATTTCGGCGACGCGGTCGGCCTGATCCACGGCAAGATGCCGGGGCCGGAGAAGGACGCGGCGATGGAAGCCTTCGCCGCCGGCCGCACCCGCGTGCTCGTCTCGACCACGGTGGTGGAGGTCGGCGTCGATGTGCCGGAGGCCACCATCATGGTGATCGAGCATGCCGAACGCTTCGGATTGGCCCAGCTCCACCAGCTCCGCGGCCGGGTCGGGCGCGGCTCGAAGGCCTCCTCCTGCCTGCTGCTCTACCGCGGCCCCCTCGGGCAGGTGGCCAAAGCGCGGCTAGAGATGATGCGCTCGAGCGAGGACGGTTTTCGGATTGCCGAGGAAGACCTGCGCCTGCGTGGTGAGGGTGAGGTGCTCGGCACCCGCCAATCCGGCGCTGCCGCCTTCCGCCTCGCCCGGCTCGAGACCGACGGCGACCTGTTGGAGGCCGCCCGCGACGACGCCCGGCTGATCGTGGAGCGCGACCCGCGCCTCCAGAGCGAGCGCGGCCGGGCGCTCAGGGTGCTGCTCTACCTGTTCGAGCGCGAAGCGGCGATCCGGCTGATCGGTGCGGGGTGA
- a CDS encoding DUF2243 domain-containing protein, which translates to MPDQVSAPAPTEGADFPVAAGVLFGLGLGGFFDGIVLHQVLQWHHMLSSWYPITSIDNLELNTLWDGIFHSATYVFVVVGLFILWRRARGRHLRWSNRALAGSLLVGWGLFNFVEGLIDHQWLGVHHVNERVDRSHWLAWDLGFLAWGLAMLLCGVCLLRTGRRPTGAAPAALRR; encoded by the coding sequence ATGCCCGATCAAGTGAGCGCTCCCGCACCGACGGAGGGGGCCGACTTCCCGGTCGCAGCAGGCGTGCTGTTCGGGCTCGGCCTCGGCGGCTTCTTCGATGGAATCGTGCTGCATCAGGTGCTGCAATGGCACCATATGCTCAGCTCTTGGTACCCGATCACCTCGATCGACAACCTCGAACTCAACACACTGTGGGACGGGATTTTCCACAGCGCCACCTACGTCTTCGTCGTGGTCGGGTTGTTCATCCTGTGGCGCCGGGCGCGGGGACGGCATCTGCGCTGGTCGAACCGGGCGCTGGCCGGCAGCCTTCTCGTCGGCTGGGGGCTGTTCAACTTCGTCGAAGGACTGATCGATCACCAGTGGCTCGGCGTGCACCACGTCAACGAGCGGGTGGACCGGTCGCACTGGCTGGCCTGGGATCTCGGCTTCCTCGCCTGGGGCCTCGCCATGCTGCTGTGCGGCGTCTGTCTGCTGCGGACGGGGCGCCGGCCGACCGGGGCGGCTCCCGCCGCGCTGCGGCGATGA
- a CDS encoding DUF4336 domain-containing protein, whose product MSDPTYPPLDRLKPVAFGLWIVDSGPIHAAGLPLPVRMTVVRLADGGLWLHSPTRYDARLHREIEVLGPIRHLVAPNIGHWTYLKEWQRHCPQALTWAAPNLRERRQVRQAGVRLDRDLGDAPPPEWADDLSQVVVPGGFGFREVAFFHAASATLILTDLVLNLEPDKLPPLLRPLLRIAGATAPDGRAPIYLRLVVRLRKRDAARAAAALVDFSPERVVFSHGAWFDRNGTAELRRSLRWLLD is encoded by the coding sequence GTGAGTGATCCCACCTATCCGCCCCTCGACAGGCTCAAACCCGTAGCCTTCGGCCTGTGGATCGTGGACAGCGGCCCGATCCACGCCGCCGGCCTGCCGCTGCCCGTGCGCATGACCGTGGTGCGGCTCGCCGATGGCGGCCTATGGCTGCACTCGCCGACCCGCTACGACGCGCGTCTGCACCGCGAGATCGAGGTGCTCGGGCCGATTCGCCACCTCGTCGCGCCCAATATCGGGCACTGGACCTATCTGAAGGAATGGCAGCGGCATTGCCCGCAGGCCCTGACCTGGGCCGCCCCGAACCTGCGCGAGCGCCGGCAGGTCCGTCAGGCGGGCGTGCGGCTCGACCGGGATCTCGGCGACGCGCCGCCGCCCGAATGGGCCGACGACCTTTCGCAGGTGGTCGTACCCGGCGGCTTCGGCTTCCGAGAAGTGGCCTTCTTCCACGCCGCCTCGGCCACGCTGATCCTGACCGACCTCGTGTTGAACCTGGAACCGGATAAGCTCCCGCCCCTGCTGCGCCCGCTCCTGCGGATCGCCGGGGCAACTGCACCCGATGGGCGGGCGCCGATCTATCTCAGGCTCGTGGTGCGCCTGCGCAAGCGCGACGCGGCCCGTGCCGCCGCTGCACTCGTCGACTTTTCGCCGGAGCGGGTGGTGTTCAGCCACGGCGCCTGGTTCGATCGGAACGGCACAGCCGAGCTGCGCCGCTCCCTCCGCTGGTTGCTCGACTAA
- a CDS encoding DUF502 domain-containing protein — MAPTLSPIPDAPEPASSKTRVSARGRLRTYFLTGVIVAGPLAITIYITWWFIALIDGWVKPLVPVSYLPDHYLPFSIPGIGLVIAFVAVTLLGFLTANLVGRSVVEFGEVLLARTPVISGLYRGLRQIFETLFSANGTSFRTVGLVEFPVKGTWSVVFLSAPAANEVQGALHAKEGGEAKDYVGVFLPCAPNPTTGFFFYLPRSDIVEVGISVDDAAKLVMSAGVIQPEDPRAGLQAMAASLRQAQMQEGEASETEKARREPARQDL, encoded by the coding sequence GTGGCGCCGACCCTCTCGCCGATTCCGGATGCCCCGGAACCCGCTTCGTCCAAGACGCGCGTCAGCGCCCGGGGCCGGCTGCGGACCTACTTCCTCACCGGCGTGATCGTCGCGGGCCCGCTCGCGATCACGATCTACATCACGTGGTGGTTCATCGCCCTCATCGACGGATGGGTGAAGCCGCTGGTGCCGGTCAGCTACCTACCGGACCACTACCTGCCCTTCTCGATCCCCGGAATCGGCCTCGTCATCGCCTTCGTCGCGGTGACGCTGCTGGGCTTTCTCACCGCCAACCTCGTCGGGCGCTCGGTGGTCGAGTTCGGCGAGGTGCTGCTCGCCCGCACGCCCGTCATCTCCGGGCTCTACCGCGGCCTGCGCCAGATCTTCGAGACGCTGTTCTCGGCCAACGGCACCTCGTTCCGCACCGTCGGACTCGTCGAGTTTCCGGTAAAGGGGACGTGGTCGGTGGTGTTCCTCTCCGCGCCCGCGGCCAATGAGGTGCAGGGTGCGCTCCATGCGAAGGAGGGGGGCGAGGCCAAGGATTACGTCGGCGTGTTCCTGCCCTGCGCGCCGAACCCGACCACGGGGTTCTTCTTCTACCTGCCGCGCTCGGACATCGTCGAGGTCGGCATCAGCGTGGACGACGCGGCCAAGCTCGTGATGTCGGCGGGCGTGATCCAGCCGGAGGATCCGCGGGCGGGCCTTCAGGCCATGGCCGCTTCCTTGCGGCAAGCGCAGATGCAGGAAGGTGAGGCCTCAGAAACGGAAAAGGCGCGCCGTGAACCGGCGCGCCAGGATCTGTAG